A genomic stretch from Styela clava chromosome 5, kaStyClav1.hap1.2, whole genome shotgun sequence includes:
- the LOC120345109 gene encoding flavin-containing monooxygenase 5-like, which translates to MYRKIKVAIIGSGASGLVAIKTCLDEGINPVCFEMQDEIGGMWNYVPDKYEAGMVYKSTVINTSKEMMCFSDFPIPKNFPNYMHNTKVQEYFRMYEEKFQLRQHIQFHTKVLSCTKADGFAKNGQWKVHTKNAKTGEEKSEYYDGIMVCVGHHAIPHYPLHDFPGIEKFKGKYMHSHDYRDHKGYEDLRVVIIGIGNSGGDIAVELSRHSKQVFLSTRRGAWIIKRIFENGMPLDIIMTKKVNGDIRKILPQSVLDSLARKTVDSRLDHEKYGLMPKHEVFAQHPSVNDDIANRIITGSVQVRSNVARFTEDSAVFDDGTEEKIDAVIFATGYSMAYPFLDDSVLKVEENQCDLYEYIFPVTLEKNTLAVIGGIQPLGAVNPISELQCRWATKVIKGEVMLPSKEEMKRDINEKREEMAKRYVKSRRHTVQVNYQEYMDELAEKISCKPKYYKYFLTDPKLAMKVYFGPAVPYIYRLEGPGKWPDARKTIMTVQERVICPLMTRKTEPIKKSRSLSGVILSALFVVLVAWILGVI; encoded by the exons ATGTATAGGAAGATAAAAGTTGCCATTATCGGCTCAGGAGCAAGTGGCCTTGTTGCGATAAAGACTTGTTTGGATGAAGGAATAAATCCAGTCTGTTTTGAAATGCAGGATGAAATTGGAG GAATGTGGAATTATGTTCCTGATAAATATGAAGCAGGCATGGTATACAAATCAACTGTAATTAATACAAGCAAGGAAATGATGTGTTTCTCAGATTTTCCTATACCAAAAAACTTTCCAAACTACATGCATAATACTAAAGTGcaagaatattttagaatgtatgAGGAAAA GTTCCAATTGCGTCAACACATACAATTCCACACGAAAGTGTTATCATGTACTAAAGCAGATGGATTTGCGAAGAATGGTCAATG GAAAGTACACACCAAAAATGCTAAAACCGGTGAAGAAAAAAGTGAATATTATGATGGTATTATGGTCTGTGTTGGACATCATGCAATTCCACATTATCCACTGCACGATTTCCCAG GCATTGAAAAGTTCAAAGGCAAATATATGCATAGCCATGATTATCGTGATCATAAAGGATATGAAGATTTGAGAGTTGTTAtcattggaattggaaattctGGTGGAGATATTGCTGTAGAACTGAGCAGACATTCCAAGCAG GTATTTTTGAGCACAAGAAGAGGAGCTTGGATAATAAAACGTATATTTGAAAACGGAATGCCATTGGATATTATCATGACCAAAAA AGTAAACGGAGATATTCGGAAAATATTGCCGCAGAGTGTTTTGGATTCATTAGCAAGAAAAACTGTAGATAGCAGACTCGATCATGAAAAATATGGTCTAATGCCAAAGCATGAAGTTTTTGCTCAG CATCCCAGTGTTAATGATGATATTGCAAATCGAATTATCACAGGAAGTGTACAAGTACGATCGAATGTTGCCAGATTCACAGAAGACAGTGCAGTGTTTGATGATGGAACTGAAGAAAAAATTGATGCTGTTATTTTTGCCACAGGCTATTCAATGGCATACCCTTTTCTGGACGATTCAGTATTAAAG GTTGAAGAAAATCAATGTGATTTATATGAGTACATTTTTCCTGTAACATTGGAGAAGAATACGTTAGCTGTTATTGGTGGTATCCAACCCCTTGGTGCTGTGAATCCTATTTCTGAACTGCAATGTCGATGGGCAACCAAAGTTATAAAag GTGAAGTCATGTTGCCAAGTAAAGAAGAAATGAAACGGGATATTAATGAAAAACGAGAGGAAATGGCAAAAAGATATGTGAAAAGTAGAAGACATACTGTCCAG GTCAATTATCAAGAATACATGGATGAACTTGCTGAGAAAATATCATGCAAACCAAAATACTACAAGTATTTTCTTACAGATCCTAAATTGGCAATGAAG GTCTACTTCGGTCCAGCTGTACCTTACATATACCGACTGGAAGGGCCAGGAAAATGGCCTGATGCAAGAAAAACAATCATGACAGTGCAAGAAAGAGTTATCTGCCCATTGATGACAAGGAAGACAGAGCCTATTAAAAAATCCCGAAGCCTTAGCGGTGTGATTTTAAGTGCCCTGTTTGTAGTTTTGGTCGCTTGGATTCTAGGTGTTATTTGA
- the LOC120344307 gene encoding RIB43A-like with coiled-coils protein 2, translated as MYKLDLPLDLKEAAAIESRRKRELERQNRIFNSKTRTIGVDIEALNTQITSRNIREDTEKARDDAFMNDMVRNDKVVMMLQKRQEGDIRRLNQALNGFRLQYQRPETRKEFDLYDPDGKKKDKPARVSDDDPRCGVSGMQKFEGEDLNSKARKKLQNEQLREWSVAQKHEREEAQKQQKYADKLYDMKRVELDQRAIELDDAEKECRRQIEKARKEFNQAQSNERKEKENLNKRQEQDDNFTEISNHVFGDILTENPAVASSSFGSHRVIPDRWKGMTPKQVEEIRRIQEQQRQERRRLREEEWQRDMEWDRQRVAMARAATILERQENNLQKGLRQEQDLANIRLAAEQSAHKNFLDTEVYVNPPTAQYFAQFNTSSR; from the coding sequence atGTATAAGTTAGATCTTCCGTTGGATCTGAAAGAGGCGGCTGCTATAGAAAGTAGGAGAAAACGAGAATTAGAGAGgcaaaatcgtatattcaattCCAAAACCCGAACAATTGGCGTAGATATTGAAGCTTTGAACACTCAAATAACATCAAGAAATATCCGGGAAGATACAGAAAAGGCTAGAGATGATGCTTTCATGAATGATATGGTACGGAATGATAAGGTTGTAATGATGTTACAAAAAAGGCAGGAAGGGGATATCAGACGACTGAATCAAGCCTTGAATGGATTTCGCCTGCAATACCAACGCCCTGAAACAAGAAAAGAGTTTGATCTATATGACCCAGATGGCAAAAAGAAGGACAAGCCTGCAAGAGTTTCTGATGATGATCCACGATGTGGTGTTTCAGGCATGCAAAAATTTGAGGGTGAAGACTTGAATTCGAAAGCAAGAAAAAAGTTACAAAATGAACAGTTACGAGAATGGTCTGTTGCGCAAAAACATGAGCGCGAAGAAGCACAAAAACAGCAAAAGTATGCAGATAAGCTTTATGATATGAAACGAGTTGAACTCGATCAAAGAGCAATTGAACTTGATGATGCCGAAAAAGAATGTCGTAGACAAATTGAAAAAGCAAGAAAAGAGTTCAACCAAGCTCAATCCAATGAACGTAAAGAAAAGGAAAATCTTAACAAAAGACAAGAACAAGATGATAACTTTACTGAAATTTCCAATCATGTTTTTGGTGATATTTTGACTGAAAATCCTGCTGTTGCATCAAGTTCTTTTGGATCACATAGAGTAATACCAGACCGATGGAAGGGAATGACTCCAAAACAGGTTGAAGAAATACGTAGAATACAAGAACAACAGAGACAAGAAAGACGAAGACTTCGAGAAGAAGAATGGCAACGAGACATGGAATGGGATAGGCAAAGAGTTGCAATGGCGAGAGCTGCTACAATTTTGGAACGACAAGAAAACAATCTTCAGAAAGGATTAAGACAAGAACAAGATTTAGCAAATATCAGACTCGCAGCTGAACAATCAGCTCACAAAAACTTCCTTGACACTGAAGTATACGTCAACCCACCAACTGCACAATATTTTGCCCAATTCAACACTTCAAGTCGTTAa